The proteins below are encoded in one region of Saccopteryx leptura isolate mSacLep1 chromosome 1, mSacLep1_pri_phased_curated, whole genome shotgun sequence:
- the GJA10 gene encoding gap junction alpha-10 protein isoform X2 — translation MGDWNLLGGVLEEVHSHSTIVGKIWLTILFIFRMLVLGVAAEDVWDDEQSAFACNTQQPGCKNICYDDAFPISLIRFWVLQIIFVSSPSLVYMGHALYRLRAFEKERQRKKLHLRAHMENPGIELEEQQRIERELRRLEEQKRIHKVPLKGCLLRTYVLHILTRSVLEVGFMIGQYILCGFHMHSLYKCTQPPCPNAVDCFVSRPTEKTIFMLFMHSIAAISLFLNVLEIFHLGIRKIMSVLYQKSGNEDIEDERDPPFNLKKYSVSQQCMICSPSPDRISLLQANNQQQVIQVNVPKSKTLWKIPQPCQLEVDPCDSRDDWAAKDQHSGQLHVHSPSPWNDCARIQHLGQQPDHFSFGIQTSMPQSWLGTTTASRRCSSYAIGTWEQSQDLQSSGELLEDLHSHCGDSGGSVRENGVWTNRSRSGSRKASFLSRLLSEKEQLHSDSGSSSSRNSSSLDFLHWENSPSLLPSATGRRTSMNTLLELSSIMKK, via the exons ATGGGAGATTGGAACTTATTGGGTGGCGTTCTAGAGGAAGTTCACTCCCACTCAACCATAGTGGGGAAAATCTGGCTGACCATCCTCTTCATTTTCCGAATGTTGGTACTTGGTGTGGCTGCTGAAGATGTCTGGGATGATGAACAGTCAGCATTTGCCTGCAATACTCAGCAGCCGGGTTGCAAAAATATCTGTTATGATGATGCTTTCCCTATCTCTTTGATCAGATTCTGGGTTTTACAGATCATCTTTGTGTCTTCTCCCTCTCTGGTGTACATGGGCCATGCCCTTTATAGACTCAGagcttttgaaaaggaaaggcaGAGGAAAAAGTTACACCTTAGGGCCCACATGGAAAACCCAGGAATTGAACTGGAGGAGCAACAAAGAATAGAGAGAGAACTGAGGAGGTTGGAGGAGCAGAAGAGGATTCATAAAGTCCCTCTGAAAGGATGTCTGCTCCGTACTTACGTCTTACACATCTTGACCAGGTCTGTGCTGGAAGTAGGGTTTATGATAGGCCAGTATATTCTCTGTGGGTTTCACATGCACTCCCTCTACAAATGCACTCAACCTCCGTGCCCCAACGCAGTGGACTGCTTTGTATCCAGGCCCACAGAGAAGACCATTTTCATGCTCTTTATGCACAGTATTGCCGCCATCTCTTTGTTCCTTAATGTACTAGAGATATTCCATTTGGGAATCAGGAAAATCATGAGTGTACTTTATCAGAAGTCTGGCAATGAGGACATTGAGGATGAAAGGGACCCtccatttaatttgaaaaaatattcagtGTCTCAGCAGTGTATGATTTGTTCACCCTCGCCTGACAGAATCTCTTTACTTCAAGCCAACAATCAGCAACAAGTCATCCAAGTTAATGTGCCAAAGTCCAAAACCTTGTGGAAAATCCCACAGCCCTGCCAACTTGAGGTAGATCCTTGCGATAGTAGAGATGACTGGGCTGCGAAGGATCAGCACAGTGGACAGCTCCATGTCCACAGCCCAAGTCCCTGGAACGACTGTGCTAGGATTCAGCACCTGGGACAGCAACCAGACCATTTCTCCTTCGGCATCCAGACTTCAATGCCCCAGTCCTGGCTAGGTACAACGACGGCTTCTAGGCGCTGCTCATCTTACGCAATAGGAACCTGGGAGCAGTCCCAGGACTTGCAATCCTCAGGGGAGCTTCTCGAAGATTTGCACAGTCACTGTGGAGACAGTGGTGGGAGCGTGAGAGAGAATGGGGTCTGGACAAACAGATCTCGTTCAGGCAGTCGCAAGGCCAGCTTTCTGTCCAGGTTGCTGTCTGAAAAGGAACAGCTGCACAGTGACTCAGGGAGCTCCAGTTCTCGCAACAGCTCTTCCTTGGACTTTCTGCACTGGGAAAACAGCCCCTCGCTTCTGCCTTCAGCCACTGGGCGCAGAACATCAATG AACACCCTTCTAGAACTTTCAtctattatgaaaaaataa
- the GJA10 gene encoding gap junction alpha-10 protein isoform X1, producing MGDWNLLGGVLEEVHSHSTIVGKIWLTILFIFRMLVLGVAAEDVWDDEQSAFACNTQQPGCKNICYDDAFPISLIRFWVLQIIFVSSPSLVYMGHALYRLRAFEKERQRKKLHLRAHMENPGIELEEQQRIERELRRLEEQKRIHKVPLKGCLLRTYVLHILTRSVLEVGFMIGQYILCGFHMHSLYKCTQPPCPNAVDCFVSRPTEKTIFMLFMHSIAAISLFLNVLEIFHLGIRKIMSVLYQKSGNEDIEDERDPPFNLKKYSVSQQCMICSPSPDRISLLQANNQQQVIQVNVPKSKTLWKIPQPCQLEVDPCDSRDDWAAKDQHSGQLHVHSPSPWNDCARIQHLGQQPDHFSFGIQTSMPQSWLGTTTASRRCSSYAIGTWEQSQDLQSSGELLEDLHSHCGDSGGSVRENGVWTNRSRSGSRKASFLSRLLSEKEQLHSDSGSSSSRNSSSLDFLHWENSPSLLPSATGRRTSMVSKDRLIKNYYKSCSTLAPS from the coding sequence ATGGGAGATTGGAACTTATTGGGTGGCGTTCTAGAGGAAGTTCACTCCCACTCAACCATAGTGGGGAAAATCTGGCTGACCATCCTCTTCATTTTCCGAATGTTGGTACTTGGTGTGGCTGCTGAAGATGTCTGGGATGATGAACAGTCAGCATTTGCCTGCAATACTCAGCAGCCGGGTTGCAAAAATATCTGTTATGATGATGCTTTCCCTATCTCTTTGATCAGATTCTGGGTTTTACAGATCATCTTTGTGTCTTCTCCCTCTCTGGTGTACATGGGCCATGCCCTTTATAGACTCAGagcttttgaaaaggaaaggcaGAGGAAAAAGTTACACCTTAGGGCCCACATGGAAAACCCAGGAATTGAACTGGAGGAGCAACAAAGAATAGAGAGAGAACTGAGGAGGTTGGAGGAGCAGAAGAGGATTCATAAAGTCCCTCTGAAAGGATGTCTGCTCCGTACTTACGTCTTACACATCTTGACCAGGTCTGTGCTGGAAGTAGGGTTTATGATAGGCCAGTATATTCTCTGTGGGTTTCACATGCACTCCCTCTACAAATGCACTCAACCTCCGTGCCCCAACGCAGTGGACTGCTTTGTATCCAGGCCCACAGAGAAGACCATTTTCATGCTCTTTATGCACAGTATTGCCGCCATCTCTTTGTTCCTTAATGTACTAGAGATATTCCATTTGGGAATCAGGAAAATCATGAGTGTACTTTATCAGAAGTCTGGCAATGAGGACATTGAGGATGAAAGGGACCCtccatttaatttgaaaaaatattcagtGTCTCAGCAGTGTATGATTTGTTCACCCTCGCCTGACAGAATCTCTTTACTTCAAGCCAACAATCAGCAACAAGTCATCCAAGTTAATGTGCCAAAGTCCAAAACCTTGTGGAAAATCCCACAGCCCTGCCAACTTGAGGTAGATCCTTGCGATAGTAGAGATGACTGGGCTGCGAAGGATCAGCACAGTGGACAGCTCCATGTCCACAGCCCAAGTCCCTGGAACGACTGTGCTAGGATTCAGCACCTGGGACAGCAACCAGACCATTTCTCCTTCGGCATCCAGACTTCAATGCCCCAGTCCTGGCTAGGTACAACGACGGCTTCTAGGCGCTGCTCATCTTACGCAATAGGAACCTGGGAGCAGTCCCAGGACTTGCAATCCTCAGGGGAGCTTCTCGAAGATTTGCACAGTCACTGTGGAGACAGTGGTGGGAGCGTGAGAGAGAATGGGGTCTGGACAAACAGATCTCGTTCAGGCAGTCGCAAGGCCAGCTTTCTGTCCAGGTTGCTGTCTGAAAAGGAACAGCTGCACAGTGACTCAGGGAGCTCCAGTTCTCGCAACAGCTCTTCCTTGGACTTTCTGCACTGGGAAAACAGCCCCTCGCTTCTGCCTTCAGCCACTGGGCGCAGAACATCAATGGTAAGTAAAGATAGACTGATCAAGAATTATTACAAGAGTTGTTCCACTTTGGCCCCTTCTTAG